From Parasteatoda tepidariorum isolate YZ-2023 chromosome 1, CAS_Ptep_4.0, whole genome shotgun sequence, one genomic window encodes:
- the LOC107441978 gene encoding ADP-ribosylhydrolase ARH3-like gives MATSKFETVSITVKFRGCLVGALIGDCFGAPFEFAIVSDKKLKKFFTRILNGEKRKGYPYTDDTAMSLSVARSLIKNKEICPIDLAKRFVHEYFTDPQTPARSYGGHVRNVFAALKKSNFQDVFQPAKKQFNGAGSFGNGAAMRIAPVALFVHDKDDNYIKNAVEQCSFVTHTHPNGYNGALLLCLAIHLALKLEPSKELDPMKFILDLEEKMRSFKNQGFGQFYFSIKGIKHCLEQKEDLTPVDVAYHLGNDVSALRSVPTAIYSFLRSLKPLPYYDTTNPFIRTIYFAISVGGDTDTIATMAGAIAGAYYGDDIIPKNFKKVCDKIKEVEVLSDELLKASQA, from the exons atggcgacttcaaaatttgaaactgttAGCATTACTGTTAAGTTTAGAGGATGCTTGGTTGGTGCTTTGATTGGTGATTGTTTTGGTGCTCCGTTTGAATTTGCTATCGTTTCAGACAAAAAGCTGAAGAAGTTTTTCACTAGAATTCTTAATGGAG aaaaaagaaaaggatatCCTTATACAGATGACACTGCAATGTCGTTATCAGTTGCTAGAtcactgattaaaaataaggaaatctGTCCTATTGACTTGGCtaaaag ATTTGTGCATGAATATTTTACTGACCCTCAAACACCAGCACGATCATATGGCGGACATGTTCGGAATGTGTTTGCGGCTTTAAAGAAGTCAAATTTTCAAGATGTGTTTCAACCTGCTAAAAAGCAGTTCAATGGAGCAGGATCTTTTGGTAATGGAGCTGCTATGAGAATTGCACCTGTTGCTTTATTCGTTCATGATAAAGATGACAACTATATAAaa AATGCAGTGGAACAATGCTCTTTTGTTACTCACACTCATCCCAATGGCTATAATGGAGCTCTATTATTGTGTTTAGCTATACACTTAGCTCTAAAATTAGAACCTTCCAAAGAACTTGATCCTATGAAATTCATTTTGGATCTTGAAGAGAAGATGAGAAGCTTTAAGAACCAG ggATTTGGACAGTTCTATTTTAGCATCAAAGGAATAAAACATTGTCTTGAACAGAAAGAGGATCTCACTCCCGTTGATGTAGCTTATCATTTAG gTAATGATGTTTCAGCCTTGAGATCTGTTCCTACtgcaatttattcatttctcaGAAGTTTGAAACCTCTTCCATATTATGac ACCACAAATCCATTTATTCGAACCATCTACTTTGCTATATCAGTCGGTGGTGATACTGATACTATTGCTACAATGGCAGGTGCTATTGCTGGTGCATATTATGGTGATGacataattccaaaaaattttaagaaagtttgtgataaaataaaggaaGTTGAAGTATTATCAGATGAACTACTAAAGGCTTCTCAAGCTTGA